The region GCTTGCTGGGCCATGAGTTCACGTCCCGACCCCTCGCGCATCAGTCGTGAATCGACGACCGAGACGACGTGTACGGTCGCATCGTACGCGGCGGCAAGCTCGCTGCAGTGGGAAATCGCCCGACGTGACCCTCGCGTTCCGTCGGTTGCGAGGAGGACATCCGTATACTCCGTCGCCGGAGCGGTTTCGACCGCTCGAACCGTCAGTACCGGTACCTTCGAAAGACGGACCACCTTCTTCGCGGTACTCCCAACGAGCCGGGCCTTGGAGCTTCCGGCACCCTCGGTTCCCATCGCTACGAGGTCGATGTCGTGCGCGTCGGTGTATTCTATGATCGACAGGAACGGGAGGCCCGTCGCAACCGTTTCCGTCACGTCGAGACCACGTTCGCGCGCCCGCTCTGCGACCGAAGCGGTCGCGTCCCGCCCCTCTTCGTTCAGCTTGGCTTCGAGCGGTTCGACCCGCTGTTCGGCCCGTGACCCGGAGAGATACGGCAAATCGACGACGTACAGCGCATGTACCGTCGCGTCGCACGCGGCGGCGAGCTGGATGCCGTGTGTGATCGCTGGCTTCGTCCCGTCTTTGCCATCTGTTGGAATGAGAATCGAGTCGTACATCGAACCCCCACGAAGCGTTCGTCTCGAAGCGACTTCAATCGCGTTCCCGATTCCGTGGGTGTACTCTCCGGTGAGTGCACTCCCTTCAAAAACGAGCTCCGTCGCGTCGTGGCTCACGAACTCCGTTTCACCACGACGACCGGAACGTCGACCGTTCGGAGCAGGGTCGAGGTGACGCTCCCCAGAAACTGTCGTCCGACGTTCGACCGGCCGTGGGACGCCATGACGACGAGTTCGATGTCGTTTTCCTCGACGTATTCCTGGATGCCCGCGGCGGCACCCTCGAAGGACGTCGTGCGTTCGACGGCGGTTTCCACCGGTCTCGAAACGCCTTCTTCGACCTCACTTGCGACCTCGTCCACCGCGGTTTGTCCCCTCTCGCCGAGTCGTTCGATAAATTCGGTTTCCAGGCCGCCCGCGTCGAACGCTCCCCCGGCCACCTGTAGGTCCACGACGTTCAGGACGTGAACGGCCGAATCGTACCTCCGAGCGATTTCGATTCCGTGCGGGACCGCGGCGTCGGCGTTTTCGCTCCCGTCCGTCGGGATGAGGAGGCGTGCGTAGTCGGTCGCTTTTGCCGTCTGCTTCACATCCTTGGGGACGACGAACACGGGCATTGTACTTCGATGGAGGAGTTGCTCGGTGACGCCGCCGAGGAGTTGTTTTTCTACCCCAGTCATCCCCTGGCGACCGACGACGAGGAGGTCCGCGTCCCGTTCGGCGGCGAACTCGCTGATTTGGACGGCGGGCTTGCCCTCCCGAAGCGCCGTCGTCACCGACTGCCCGTGTTCCGAAGCGGTGTCCTCGATGTCCCCGAGAATTCGCTCCCCGCGCTCTCGAAGCCGTTCCGCTTCGTCGGCGCTCGTCGTGAGCCCGAGCGCTTTCCGTTCGACGACGTGGAGGACGTCAACGGTCGCGTCGAACTCCCCCGCGAATGCGAGACCGCGCCGCGCCGCCCGGTCCGCCTCGTCGCTTCCATCGACGGCGATCACGATGTGAGAGTACATTGTCCTACGGTGAGATTCGCTGTCCTCCCCCTTCACCGTTTGCCGGTGTGCCGTCGCCCGCGTCCATCGTCGGCGGTCATCGGTCGGCTGTTTTCCGTTCGCCGATTTCCCGCTCGACGCGCACCTCTCGCCGGTCGAGCGCCGCGAGCACGTGGGGGACGTCACGGTCGCCAACGACGTCGAACGCGGTGAGTTGTGGACGGAACGGGGCCTCCCGACGGGTCGCCAACTCGAAGAAACTGGGACCGAGCGACCGGAGCGTGACCCGGTCCACGTTCCGGGCGATGCCCGCGGCGTACAGGGCGTGATACGCGCCGATTCCCTCGCCGACGAACGAGACGCGCTCGGCGTCGGTTTCCGAGCGGAGGAACGACCCGGCGCGGAACACGTCGAAGACGCGCATTTCGAGGAGCGACGACCCCAATAGCAACGCGTCGTTCGCCAGTTTGAATTCGGTGCCGTACATGCCGTCGTGGTGGTCGGCCCAGTTCGGCACCGGGATATTTCGGTTCCGCACCGCGCCGACGCCGCGCGGGTCGAAGACGAACGCCGCCCCGTGCTCGCGCGCGAGCGACGCGACGTCTTCGCTCCGCTCCGGGAGTTCGTCCGTCCCGCGTTCGTACAGGACCACGGCGGGGGATTCGGCGGCCGATTCGGGGTCCGTGACCAACACGCCCGTACAAACGATGTCCGGGTCCCGTTCGGTTTTGAACCAGACGCGTTCGACCCGCACCCCGTCCGATTCGGTTCGACTGATGAAGCGCGGGAACAGTTCACAGCTCTCCCGGTCGGCGACGAACGTCTCGGTGAGCGTCCGTCGCAATCGCTCGGCGTACCCGCAGTCGGAATCGACGGTAGGTTTCGTCCCCGCATCCGGATACGTCTTCGTGACGTACTCCCGGATGAGGTCGTCTATCGTCCGTTCGTTCGCGTACGCGTCGCGGACGCTCCCACGAGATGTACAGTGGAGTTCGGCTTCGTCGAGGGTCGGTAGCTCGTCGTGTGGTTCGTACTCGGTGTCGCCGAGTCGTTCACATAGCCACTCGAACACCTCGTCTCCGAGTTCGTACACGGAACAGTGTCCGGTATCGCTGACGACG is a window of Haladaptatus paucihalophilus DX253 DNA encoding:
- a CDS encoding universal stress protein, with amino-acid sequence MYDSILIPTDGKDGTKPAITHGIQLAAACDATVHALYVVDLPYLSGSRAEQRVEPLEAKLNEEGRDATASVAERARERGLDVTETVATGLPFLSIIEYTDAHDIDLVAMGTEGAGSSKARLVGSTAKKVVRLSKVPVLTVRAVETAPATEYTDVLLATDGTRGSRRAISHCSELAAAYDATVHVVSVVDSRLMREGSGRELMAQQAEQACTDVVARISNTGVATTSDVLHGHPADRILDYADDRDIDLVVLGTHGRSGIDRFVMGSVAETVLGRATTPVLTVRDLSEEE
- a CDS encoding universal stress protein, with product MYSHIVIAVDGSDEADRAARRGLAFAGEFDATVDVLHVVERKALGLTTSADEAERLRERGERILGDIEDTASEHGQSVTTALREGKPAVQISEFAAERDADLLVVGRQGMTGVEKQLLGGVTEQLLHRSTMPVFVVPKDVKQTAKATDYARLLIPTDGSENADAAVPHGIEIARRYDSAVHVLNVVDLQVAGGAFDAGGLETEFIERLGERGQTAVDEVASEVEEGVSRPVETAVERTTSFEGAAAGIQEYVEENDIELVVMASHGRSNVGRQFLGSVTSTLLRTVDVPVVVVKRSS
- a CDS encoding alpha/beta hydrolase family protein, producing MDGFGDAVDGYFDVENQLSRYLLQRADDLRSKGRGRTAAVDSREDFEAHRERVRSTLRSRIGGVPERPDDLSVETTGRRRGDGYSVELLTFKSRPDFHVTANCYVPDGDGPHPGILFLCGHAEPPKSDPLNQKACIELALHGFVVLIIDPIGQGERKQYRDVEIEGTAVSGGGGTFPHSYAGQKCFYAGANLARYMINDDRCALDYLHSRDDVDDDRLGVAGTSGGGIQTLYLSLLDERIDVAVPCCSISHRYERLKTGGRTHAEQAITGSVAEGIDDADLVAAMAPRPVCIGAAASDRYFPIEGVHETIASVRRLYDIYDAGERVNLVVSDTGHCSVYELGDEVFEWLCERLGDTEYEPHDELPTLDEAELHCTSRGSVRDAYANERTIDDLIREYVTKTYPDAGTKPTVDSDCGYAERLRRTLTETFVADRESCELFPRFISRTESDGVRVERVWFKTERDPDIVCTGVLVTDPESAAESPAVVLYERGTDELPERSEDVASLAREHGAAFVFDPRGVGAVRNRNIPVPNWADHHDGMYGTEFKLANDALLLGSSLLEMRVFDVFRAGSFLRSETDAERVSFVGEGIGAYHALYAAGIARNVDRVTLRSLGPSFFELATRREAPFRPQLTAFDVVGDRDVPHVLAALDRREVRVEREIGERKTADR